A window of Melospiza melodia melodia isolate bMelMel2 chromosome Z, bMelMel2.pri, whole genome shotgun sequence contains these coding sequences:
- the F2RL2 gene encoding proteinase-activated receptor 3 isoform X2, whose amino-acid sequence MKILFFTGLLSFTSSLCTTASEFSWNGSAIKTVSLIKTFRGISARDYDYIPPYAIEGETTTIHIRENKCTSKKSNDSTLAEVSNTTLEYLTSSLSTQLIPAVYLSALLLGVPSNAIILWMLLFRIRSVCTAVLYTNLAVSDLLFCIVLPFKIAYHVNGNNWVFGETMCRAATAVFYGNMYCSILLLTCISVTRYLAIVHPFTYKSLPKRAYAIAACAAVWAAVFLYMLPLAIMQQSYYVKQLDIYTCHDVHSACETVSSFQFYYYGSLAVFGFLIPLATIVFCYVSIIRTLKTHEWF is encoded by the exons ATGAAGATACTGTTTTTCACTGGACTGCTCTCTTTTACCTCCAGTCTTTGCACTACAG cttCAGAATTTTCATGGAATGGCTCTGCAATTAAAACAGTGTCTCTTATCAAAACTTTTCGGGGAATTTCAGCGAGAGACTATGATTACATCCCCCCTTATGCTATAGAGGGGGAAACAACAACCATCCATATCAGAGAAAACAAATGCACTTCAAAAAAGTCAAACGACTCCACATTAGCAGAAGTGAGCAACACCACGCTGGAGTACCTCACCAGCTCTCTGAGCACCCAGCTAATACCTGCCGTCTACCTCAGTGCTCTGTTACTGGGTGTGCCTTCTAATGCCATCATTCTGTGGATGCTACTCTTCAGGATCCGCTCCGTGTGCACCGCCGTCCTCTACACAAACCTGGCTGTCTCAGACCTGCTCTTCTGCATCGTACTGCCCTTCAAAATAGCCTACCATGTCAACGGGAACAACTGGGTGTTTGGGGAGACCATGTGTCGGGCGGCCACGGCGGTGTTTTACGGCAACATGTACTGCTCCATTCTGCTGCTCACGTGCATCAGCGTCACCCGCTACCTGGCCATCGTCCACCCCTTCACCTACAAGAGCCTCCCGAAGCGCGCCTACGCCATCGCAGCCTGCGCCGCCGTCTGGGCCGCCGTCTTCCTCTACATGCTCCCGCTCGCCATCATGCAGCAAAGCTATTACGTGAAGCAGCTGGACATTTATACCTGCCACGACGTGCACAGCGCCTGCGAAACTGTGTCCTCCTTCCAGTTCTACTACTACGGGTCCTTGGCTGTATTTGGGTTTTTAATACCGCTCGCAACTATCGTGTTCTGCTATGTCTCGATTATACGAACACTCAAGACTCATGAATGGTTCTG A
- the F2RL2 gene encoding proteinase-activated receptor 3 isoform X1 has translation MKILFFTGLLSFTSSLCTTASEFSWNGSAIKTVSLIKTFRGISARDYDYIPPYAIEGETTTIHIRENKCTSKKSNDSTLAEVSNTTLEYLTSSLSTQLIPAVYLSALLLGVPSNAIILWMLLFRIRSVCTAVLYTNLAVSDLLFCIVLPFKIAYHVNGNNWVFGETMCRAATAVFYGNMYCSILLLTCISVTRYLAIVHPFTYKSLPKRAYAIAACAAVWAAVFLYMLPLAIMQQSYYVKQLDIYTCHDVHSACETVSSFQFYYYGSLAVFGFLIPLATIVFCYVSIIRTLKTHEWFWYVKVSLLILTIFAICFVPSNIILIIHHINYYYYNTDRLYSFYLIALCLSSLNSCLDPFLYFLMSKIRSQSNIYLTMVKISREK, from the exons ATGAAGATACTGTTTTTCACTGGACTGCTCTCTTTTACCTCCAGTCTTTGCACTACAG cttCAGAATTTTCATGGAATGGCTCTGCAATTAAAACAGTGTCTCTTATCAAAACTTTTCGGGGAATTTCAGCGAGAGACTATGATTACATCCCCCCTTATGCTATAGAGGGGGAAACAACAACCATCCATATCAGAGAAAACAAATGCACTTCAAAAAAGTCAAACGACTCCACATTAGCAGAAGTGAGCAACACCACGCTGGAGTACCTCACCAGCTCTCTGAGCACCCAGCTAATACCTGCCGTCTACCTCAGTGCTCTGTTACTGGGTGTGCCTTCTAATGCCATCATTCTGTGGATGCTACTCTTCAGGATCCGCTCCGTGTGCACCGCCGTCCTCTACACAAACCTGGCTGTCTCAGACCTGCTCTTCTGCATCGTACTGCCCTTCAAAATAGCCTACCATGTCAACGGGAACAACTGGGTGTTTGGGGAGACCATGTGTCGGGCGGCCACGGCGGTGTTTTACGGCAACATGTACTGCTCCATTCTGCTGCTCACGTGCATCAGCGTCACCCGCTACCTGGCCATCGTCCACCCCTTCACCTACAAGAGCCTCCCGAAGCGCGCCTACGCCATCGCAGCCTGCGCCGCCGTCTGGGCCGCCGTCTTCCTCTACATGCTCCCGCTCGCCATCATGCAGCAAAGCTATTACGTGAAGCAGCTGGACATTTATACCTGCCACGACGTGCACAGCGCCTGCGAAACTGTGTCCTCCTTCCAGTTCTACTACTACGGGTCCTTGGCTGTATTTGGGTTTTTAATACCGCTCGCAACTATCGTGTTCTGCTATGTCTCGATTATACGAACACTCAAGACTCATGAATGGTTCTGGTATGTCAAAGTCAGTCTTTTGATTCTTACCATCTTTGCTATTTGCTTTGTGCCAAGCAATATTATCCTTATTATCCATCACATCAACTATTACTATTACAACACAGATAGGCTGTATTCTTTTTATCTAATTGCTTTATGTCTTAGCAGCCTAAACAGCTGTCTTGAtcctttcctttattttctgaTGTCAAAAATTAGGAGTCAATCCAATATTTATCTGACAATGGTTAAAATATCCAGggaaaaatga